Proteins from one Neodiprion fabricii isolate iyNeoFabr1 chromosome 5, iyNeoFabr1.1, whole genome shotgun sequence genomic window:
- the LOC124183023 gene encoding guanine deaminase, with protein sequence MNRQLFVGPIIHSDPQGRLDVLQRAAILVENGKIINISENPKPGDINADYVRVLSAGQFLIPGFVDGHIHAAQFPNLGIGYNKCLLEWLETYTFPIEKKYADSAFAEHVYEAVVKRTLTMGTTTACYFASLHTESSLILAKQAVKYGQRCLVGKVNMNHSRKDGYCESTKESIAGTTKMIKEIAELNSSLIMPVITPRFALSCDMELMTELGKLAKEMKIHVQTHISENLDEIEAVTTAYKEYPSYAAVYDAAGLLTNKTVLAHGIYLGDSELALLKSRGSAVIHCPSSNTCLRSGLCDVQRLKDRGLKIGLGTDISGGDSSCMLNVMRAALQVSYHLSILTPGYTPLNYKDVFHLATLGGATALAMQDEIGSFVPGKQFDALVIDLNGSNGPLDNLIEYTLENRLERLIHSGDDRNIVEVYVAGHRVK encoded by the exons ATGAATCGACAGTTGTTTGTCGGTCCGATTATTCATTCCGATCCTCAAGGTCGTCTAGATGTGCTACAACGAGCTGCAATTCTGGTCGAAAATGGCAag ATTATCAACATATCAGAGAACCCTAAGCCAGGAGACATTAATGCCGACTATGTCAGGGTCTTAAGTGCAGGCCAATTCCTAATCCCAGGATTTGTTGATGGTCATATTCATGCGGCGCAGTTCCCAAACCTGGGAATTGGCTATAATAAATGTCTTCTAGAGTGGCTGGAGACTTACACATTCCcaatagagaaaaaatatgcGGATTCAGCATTTGCAGAACATGTGTATGAAGCCGTAGTT AAAAGAACTCTAACAATGGGAACTACTACCGCATGCTATTTTGCATCCTTGCACACAGAGTCCTCTCTAATTTTGGCCAAACAGGCTGTAAAGTATGGCCAGCGATGCTTAGTAGGAAAGGTGAACATGAATCATTCACGGAAAGATGGTTACTGTGAAAGTACCAAAGAATCTATCGCCGGGACCACAAAGATGATCAAAGAAATTGCTGAATTAAAC AGTTCATTGATAATGCCAGTAATCACGCCAAGGTTTGCCCTGAGCTGTGATATGGAGCTCATGACTGAGTTGGGAAAACTggcaaaagaaatgaaaattcatgtcCAG ACCCACATTTCTGAGAATCTGGATGAAATAGAGGCTGTGACGACGGCTTACAAGGAATATCCCTCTTACGCAGCTGTTTATGATGCCGCTGGCCTTTTAACAAACAAG ACTGTATTGGCTCATGGAATTTACCTTGGGGATAGCGAGCTTGCGCTCCTCAAAAGCCGAGGATCTGCCGTAATTCATTGTCCATCTTCAAATACTTGTTTGAGAAGCGGTCTATGCGATGTGCAGCGTTTGAAGGATCGGGGACTCAAAATCGGACTGGGAACCG ATATTTCCGGCGGAGATAGTTCTTGCATGCTGAATGTAATGCGAGCCGCACTTCAAGTTTCATATCACTTATCTATCCTCACACCGGGTTACACGCCACTGAACTACAAGGATGTTTTTCACCTAGCAACATTGGGGGGAGCTACTg CCTTAGCCATGCAGGATGAAATAGGAAGTTTTGTACCTGGAAAACAGTTTGATGCTCTCGTTATTGACTTGAACGGATCGAACGGGCCACTTGACAATTTAATTGAATACACCTTAGAGAACAGGCTCGAGAGGCTGATTCACTCAGGTGATGATCGCAACATCGTTGAGGTTTATGTCGCTGGTCACCGGGTGAAATAA
- the LOC124183025 gene encoding low molecular weight phosphotyrosine protein phosphatase 1-like, with the protein MSVKRKVLMICLGNICRSPLAEAVFLDFIRRKKLHDLWEVESAALIGYHTGKNPDHRAIATLKKHGITDYVHKARPINQSDYDKFDWIFGMDEDNIRELERLRPANSRAVIELLGKYDPEEELIIRDPYYDSDSEGFEKAYIQCVRSVAAFLEKHK; encoded by the exons ATGTCAGTAAAGAGGAAAGTATTAATGATATGTTTAG GAAATATCTGTCGCTCTCCTTTGGCTGAAGCGGTATTCTTAGACTTCATACGGAGAAAGAAACTCCATGATTTATGGGAAGTTGAAAGCGCGGCACTTATCGGTTATCACACAGGTAAAAATCCTGATCATCGAGCAATTGCTACGCTAAAGAAACACGGCATAACAGATTATGTTCATAAAGCAAGACCG ATCAATCAATCAGATTACGATAAATTTGATTGGATATTTGGAATGGACGAAGATAATATAAGGGAACTGGAAAGACTTAGGCCGGCAAATAGTCGCGCTGTGATTGAACTTCTTGGTAAATACGATCCGGAGGAAGAACTGATCATCAGAGATCCATACTAT GACAGTGATTCGGAAGGATTTGAAAAAGCTTATATACAATGCGTCAGATCGGTAGCAGCATTTTTAGAAAAACACAAATGA
- the LOC124183014 gene encoding dynein-1-beta heavy chain, flagellar inner arm I1 complex isoform X1 — MLGKRDTPNGVEKATERIKKMEKPPADPHREYLDMDTDEEEFGKPETPEPEEEPPPEPEKPVFTDQELQQLEQYTKDFTILPALDASDWNENCCKVIREFFQDPTNIILTIFYDVDVLKALLDFPSNAIEGLTYFLRSPWQIYTPENFHSTIKFGSISGSIENCVLKILENAYALGIFYSKDWPSVQRNNIFTNTHDLLTKLTDTTYKLMGLTILYVPKEGMDLKAIRKVEDEDHFVLVAADDESNERAWEDTGKFDEAKDEGELLGRLETVANFWIRQIREAIADQNPASKLARVTDELTFWNYRYDNLSGLQSQLQHDAIISIVGKLENVKFTSIRQFYDLNKSVQSSIDEAVSNINYLDLLSDPCKSLAIPEIQDEQITEILHLIGYIWLESPFFNTKEKIETLCQALSTQIVGACRESIDLKTIFQGETIESKKKVEVCISCCEKYKNIYDEHVEIIFNVSSDKLRWEVDRENVFNCVDAFITRCQDVIEICDTIVVFGRSLKSVSFGGSNGARYESDCKKMENIFYENLRAIENVQHKILDVAEATWIEHITLFRHEIIELEVMVKNLINSIFDDTNCIEESIEALYILQRYNQRECVNELLHLKLVDIWTIFDKEIQQCKQDIVDHSQEYHPLTPYYSGRASMLRIRQTRLMSHQTTLIDASDWLGDCDAQIPVLRNYKKLVSAIANEEKLLFDEWEKMISDEKSLTSIFGEPLLRRIKSKFGPIEVNMDYHLLDTLEESKVWISLNFEVKPSLKKLLTKLVTIKLRYEGAVLLCRSYNRTFERISNNDERLLFSELLKNLDNCIISGFDKITWNSPDVEKFYADSTVEILNLEEFFGLYEKANLRIDCYFEEVANVKFLQASDNVTYQVNDFSTALETQKAEGMCKVTKSCNNILRLLTGMREGFEIDFEEVIQHWNKFIEAKDLKLKESLCLAVINSLRSTLRLIRGDAINIGKALFRVKVDYIGDKLVIPDDIDKIEETFNNTFNSLVNVIKPLELLSKKLNVDVRNDATELWESIERDDSCINLQEEINSEIKDLKTSLKMYINSTECFKEVSVIDVAQIVQYYAANEPSREILENDIRRCTKLADSIENHGNEVLINFLELDMKDAKLKLIEKCESWREILFIELSKVIVAEKKFSAATPTPPEELSLCSYVASDDSDS, encoded by the exons ATGTTGGGGAAACGAGATACTCCAAATGGAGTTGAGAAAGCAACTGAAAGAAttaagaaaatggaaaaacctCCGGCTGATCCGCACAGAGAGTATCTGGATATGGACACTGATGAAGAAGAGTTTGGAAAACCAG AAACACCGGAACCGGAGGAAGAGCCACCACCAGAACCAGAAAAGCCAGTATTTACAGACCAAGAGCTACAACAGCTT gaACAATATACGAAAGACTTCACTATTCTACCTGCATTAGATGCCTCGGATTGGAATGAAAACTGCTGTAAAGTGAttcgggaattttttcaagatcCAACAAATATTATACTGACTATTTTCTACGATGTCGATGTATTGAAAGCTCTCCTTGATTTTCCATCCAATGCCATCGAAGGTCTCACCTACTTTCTTAGATCACCGTGGCAGATTTATacacctgaaaattttcactccaCCATTAAATTTGGCAGTATTAGTGGAAGCATTGAAAATTGTGTGCtgaaaattctggaaaatgCTTACGCACTTGGTATATTCTACAGCAAAGACTGGCCATCCG TCCAGaggaacaatattttcaccaataCTCACGATCTGCTGACAAAATTAACCGATACAACATATAAATTGATGGGACTCACTATTTTGTATGTTCCAAAAGAAGGAATGGATCTTAAAGCAATTCGAAAAGTTGAGGACGAAGATCATTTTGTGCTGGTTGCTGCTGATGATGAATCGAATGAAAGAGCGTGGGAGGATACTGGAAAGTTTGATGAAGCCAAAGACGAGGGGGAATTACTGGGCAGATTAGAAACTGTAGCCAATTTCTGGATTCGACAAATTAGGGAAGCAATCGCTGATCAAAACCCTGCCAGCAAGTTGGCACGAGTTACAGATGAATTAACTTTCTGGAATTACAGAT ATGATAATTTAAGCGGGCTTCAATCTCAGCTGCAACATGACGCCATTATTTCCATTGTTGGAAAATTAGAGAACGTTAAATTTACAAGTATCAGACAATTCTATGATCTGAATAAAAGTGTACAGAGCTCAATTGACGAAGCTGTTTCCAACATCAATTATCTTGATCTATTATCTGATCCCTGTAAGTCGTTAGCAATTCCTGAAATACAGGATGAACAAATTACAGAGATCTTGCATTTGATCGGATACATTTGGCTTGAATCGccatttttcaatacaaa GGAAAAGATAGAAACTCTTTGTCAAGCTTTGAGTACTCAAATTGTCGGAGCGTGTAGAGAATCAATTGATTTGAAGACGATATTTCAGGGCGAAACGatagaaagcaaaaaaaaagttgaagtatGCATCAGTTGTTGcgaaaaatataagaatattTATGACGAG CACGtcgaaatcatttttaatgTCAGCAGTGATAAACTCAGGTGGGAAGTCGACAGGGAAAATGTGTTCAATTGTGTCGATGCGTTCATTACACGGTGCCAAGACGTTATTGAAATTTGTGATACAATTGTTGTGTTCGGAAG ATCCCTTAAATCCGTCAGTTTTGGCGGATCAAACGGAGCACGGTATGAAAGTGATTGTAAAAAGatggaaaacattttttatgaaaatttgcgTGCTATCGAAAATGTCCAACACAAGATACTCGATGTCGCCGAAGCCACTTGGATAGAACACATAACTTTGTTTCGACATGAAATAATCGAGCTTGAAGTTATGGTTAAGAATCTTATTAACAGTATCTTTGACGATACAAATTGCATCGAAGAAAGTATCGAAGCACTTTATATCTTACAACGGTACAATCAGCGTGAATGTGTCAATGAACTTCTGCATCTGAAGTTGGTGGAT ATTTGGACGATTTTTGATAAGGAAATACAACAGTGTAAGCAAGATATTGTAGACCATAGCCAAGAGTACCATCCTCTGACTCCATATTATTCAGGACGAGCGTCTATGTTGCGAATACGACAAACTAGACTTATGTCGCATCAAACTACTTTGATCGATGCTTCCGATTGGCTTGGAGACTGTGACGCTCAAAT ACCTGTAttgagaaattataaaaagttAGTGTCGGCCATTGCAAATGAGGAAAAGCTGTTGTTTGACGAGTGGGAAAAAATGATTAGCGATGAAAAAAGTCTGACTAGTATTTTTGGGGAGCCGCTTTTACGTCgaattaaatcaaaatttggaCCGATTGAAGTAAATATGGATTATCACCTTTTGGACACGTTGGAAGAATCGAaagt atggatttcgttgaattttgaagttAAACCGTCGTTAAAAAAGTTATTGACTAAGTTGGTGACCATAAAATTACGATACGAAGGAGCGGTGTTATTGTGCAGAAGTTACAACAGAACTTTTGAACGCATTTCAAATAACGACGAACGTTTGTTGTTCAGTGagcttttgaaaaatctggacaattgtataatatctggttttgataaaattacatGGAATTCCCCAGATGTTGAGAAATTCTACGCAGATTCTACTGTGGAAATATTAAAT CTTGAAGAGTTTTTTGGATTATACGAAAAGGCTAATTTACGAATCGATTGTTACTTTGAAGAAGTCGCTAACGTAAAATTTCTCCAAGCTTCTGACAATGTTACTTATCAAGTGAACGATTTTTCTACTGCTTTGGAAACTCAGAA gGCAGAGGGAATGTGCAAAGTTACAAAATCTTGTAATAATATTCTGCGATTATTAACAGGAATGAGAGAAGGTTTTGAAATAGATTTTGAGGag GTAATACAGCATTGGAACAAGTTTATTGAAGCtaaagatttgaaattgaaagaatcgCTTTGTTTAGCTGTGATAAATTCATTACGATCTACCTTGAGATTAATTAGAGGGGATGCAATCAATATCGGCAAAGCTTTGTTCCGAGTCAAAGTTGATTATATCGGTGACAAG TTGGTTATTCCCGACGACATTGACAAGATAGAAGAAACATTCAATAATACATTCAATTCTTTAGTAAACGTTATAAAACCATTAGAATTGCTCTCGAAAAAGTTAAACGTCGATGTTCGCAATGATGCTACAGAATTGTGGGAATCGATCGAACGGGATGATTCTTGTATAAATTTACAGGAAGAAATCAATTCAG AAATTAAAGATTTAAAAACATCACTAAAGATGTACATAAATTCTACAGAATGTTTTAAGGAAGTATCAGTGATCGACGTCGCGCAAATTGTTCAGTATTACGCGGCAAATGAGCCAAGCAGAGAAATACTTGAAAATGATATAAGGCG ATGTACAAAATTGGCAGATTCTATCGAAAACCATGGAAACGAGgtgttgattaattttttagaGTTGGATATGAAAGACGCGAAACTGAAACTGATTGAGAAATGTGAATCTTGGcgagaaatattgtttatagAACTGAGCAAAGTCATTGTAGCAGAAAAGAAGTTCTCTGCTGCTACGCCAACTCCGCCGGAAGAATTGAGTTTGTGCAGTTATGTAGCGAGTGACGATAGCGATTCCTAA
- the LOC124183014 gene encoding dynein-1-beta heavy chain, flagellar inner arm I1 complex isoform X2 — protein sequence MLTHLVYSTAKTGHPRNNIFTNTHDLLTKLTDTTYKLMGLTILYVPKEGMDLKAIRKVEDEDHFVLVAADDESNERAWEDTGKFDEAKDEGELLGRLETVANFWIRQIREAIADQNPASKLARVTDELTFWNYRYDNLSGLQSQLQHDAIISIVGKLENVKFTSIRQFYDLNKSVQSSIDEAVSNINYLDLLSDPCKSLAIPEIQDEQITEILHLIGYIWLESPFFNTKEKIETLCQALSTQIVGACRESIDLKTIFQGETIESKKKVEVCISCCEKYKNIYDEHVEIIFNVSSDKLRWEVDRENVFNCVDAFITRCQDVIEICDTIVVFGRSLKSVSFGGSNGARYESDCKKMENIFYENLRAIENVQHKILDVAEATWIEHITLFRHEIIELEVMVKNLINSIFDDTNCIEESIEALYILQRYNQRECVNELLHLKLVDIWTIFDKEIQQCKQDIVDHSQEYHPLTPYYSGRASMLRIRQTRLMSHQTTLIDASDWLGDCDAQIPVLRNYKKLVSAIANEEKLLFDEWEKMISDEKSLTSIFGEPLLRRIKSKFGPIEVNMDYHLLDTLEESKVWISLNFEVKPSLKKLLTKLVTIKLRYEGAVLLCRSYNRTFERISNNDERLLFSELLKNLDNCIISGFDKITWNSPDVEKFYADSTVEILNLEEFFGLYEKANLRIDCYFEEVANVKFLQASDNVTYQVNDFSTALETQKAEGMCKVTKSCNNILRLLTGMREGFEIDFEEVIQHWNKFIEAKDLKLKESLCLAVINSLRSTLRLIRGDAINIGKALFRVKVDYIGDKLVIPDDIDKIEETFNNTFNSLVNVIKPLELLSKKLNVDVRNDATELWESIERDDSCINLQEEINSEIKDLKTSLKMYINSTECFKEVSVIDVAQIVQYYAANEPSREILENDIRRCTKLADSIENHGNEVLINFLELDMKDAKLKLIEKCESWREILFIELSKVIVAEKKFSAATPTPPEELSLCSYVASDDSDS from the exons atgCTTACGCACTTGGTATATTCTACAGCAAAGACTGGCCATCCG aggaacaatattttcaccaataCTCACGATCTGCTGACAAAATTAACCGATACAACATATAAATTGATGGGACTCACTATTTTGTATGTTCCAAAAGAAGGAATGGATCTTAAAGCAATTCGAAAAGTTGAGGACGAAGATCATTTTGTGCTGGTTGCTGCTGATGATGAATCGAATGAAAGAGCGTGGGAGGATACTGGAAAGTTTGATGAAGCCAAAGACGAGGGGGAATTACTGGGCAGATTAGAAACTGTAGCCAATTTCTGGATTCGACAAATTAGGGAAGCAATCGCTGATCAAAACCCTGCCAGCAAGTTGGCACGAGTTACAGATGAATTAACTTTCTGGAATTACAGAT ATGATAATTTAAGCGGGCTTCAATCTCAGCTGCAACATGACGCCATTATTTCCATTGTTGGAAAATTAGAGAACGTTAAATTTACAAGTATCAGACAATTCTATGATCTGAATAAAAGTGTACAGAGCTCAATTGACGAAGCTGTTTCCAACATCAATTATCTTGATCTATTATCTGATCCCTGTAAGTCGTTAGCAATTCCTGAAATACAGGATGAACAAATTACAGAGATCTTGCATTTGATCGGATACATTTGGCTTGAATCGccatttttcaatacaaa GGAAAAGATAGAAACTCTTTGTCAAGCTTTGAGTACTCAAATTGTCGGAGCGTGTAGAGAATCAATTGATTTGAAGACGATATTTCAGGGCGAAACGatagaaagcaaaaaaaaagttgaagtatGCATCAGTTGTTGcgaaaaatataagaatattTATGACGAG CACGtcgaaatcatttttaatgTCAGCAGTGATAAACTCAGGTGGGAAGTCGACAGGGAAAATGTGTTCAATTGTGTCGATGCGTTCATTACACGGTGCCAAGACGTTATTGAAATTTGTGATACAATTGTTGTGTTCGGAAG ATCCCTTAAATCCGTCAGTTTTGGCGGATCAAACGGAGCACGGTATGAAAGTGATTGTAAAAAGatggaaaacattttttatgaaaatttgcgTGCTATCGAAAATGTCCAACACAAGATACTCGATGTCGCCGAAGCCACTTGGATAGAACACATAACTTTGTTTCGACATGAAATAATCGAGCTTGAAGTTATGGTTAAGAATCTTATTAACAGTATCTTTGACGATACAAATTGCATCGAAGAAAGTATCGAAGCACTTTATATCTTACAACGGTACAATCAGCGTGAATGTGTCAATGAACTTCTGCATCTGAAGTTGGTGGAT ATTTGGACGATTTTTGATAAGGAAATACAACAGTGTAAGCAAGATATTGTAGACCATAGCCAAGAGTACCATCCTCTGACTCCATATTATTCAGGACGAGCGTCTATGTTGCGAATACGACAAACTAGACTTATGTCGCATCAAACTACTTTGATCGATGCTTCCGATTGGCTTGGAGACTGTGACGCTCAAAT ACCTGTAttgagaaattataaaaagttAGTGTCGGCCATTGCAAATGAGGAAAAGCTGTTGTTTGACGAGTGGGAAAAAATGATTAGCGATGAAAAAAGTCTGACTAGTATTTTTGGGGAGCCGCTTTTACGTCgaattaaatcaaaatttggaCCGATTGAAGTAAATATGGATTATCACCTTTTGGACACGTTGGAAGAATCGAaagt atggatttcgttgaattttgaagttAAACCGTCGTTAAAAAAGTTATTGACTAAGTTGGTGACCATAAAATTACGATACGAAGGAGCGGTGTTATTGTGCAGAAGTTACAACAGAACTTTTGAACGCATTTCAAATAACGACGAACGTTTGTTGTTCAGTGagcttttgaaaaatctggacaattgtataatatctggttttgataaaattacatGGAATTCCCCAGATGTTGAGAAATTCTACGCAGATTCTACTGTGGAAATATTAAAT CTTGAAGAGTTTTTTGGATTATACGAAAAGGCTAATTTACGAATCGATTGTTACTTTGAAGAAGTCGCTAACGTAAAATTTCTCCAAGCTTCTGACAATGTTACTTATCAAGTGAACGATTTTTCTACTGCTTTGGAAACTCAGAA gGCAGAGGGAATGTGCAAAGTTACAAAATCTTGTAATAATATTCTGCGATTATTAACAGGAATGAGAGAAGGTTTTGAAATAGATTTTGAGGag GTAATACAGCATTGGAACAAGTTTATTGAAGCtaaagatttgaaattgaaagaatcgCTTTGTTTAGCTGTGATAAATTCATTACGATCTACCTTGAGATTAATTAGAGGGGATGCAATCAATATCGGCAAAGCTTTGTTCCGAGTCAAAGTTGATTATATCGGTGACAAG TTGGTTATTCCCGACGACATTGACAAGATAGAAGAAACATTCAATAATACATTCAATTCTTTAGTAAACGTTATAAAACCATTAGAATTGCTCTCGAAAAAGTTAAACGTCGATGTTCGCAATGATGCTACAGAATTGTGGGAATCGATCGAACGGGATGATTCTTGTATAAATTTACAGGAAGAAATCAATTCAG AAATTAAAGATTTAAAAACATCACTAAAGATGTACATAAATTCTACAGAATGTTTTAAGGAAGTATCAGTGATCGACGTCGCGCAAATTGTTCAGTATTACGCGGCAAATGAGCCAAGCAGAGAAATACTTGAAAATGATATAAGGCG ATGTACAAAATTGGCAGATTCTATCGAAAACCATGGAAACGAGgtgttgattaattttttagaGTTGGATATGAAAGACGCGAAACTGAAACTGATTGAGAAATGTGAATCTTGGcgagaaatattgtttatagAACTGAGCAAAGTCATTGTAGCAGAAAAGAAGTTCTCTGCTGCTACGCCAACTCCGCCGGAAGAATTGAGTTTGTGCAGTTATGTAGCGAGTGACGATAGCGATTCCTAA